The Rhodothermales bacterium genomic interval TCTGACCTGCCGCCCTATCCGTACCAGACCCTGGGGTTTCCCCTGGCACGATGGGGCGCGGGCTCGATACCCTGGACACGATGTATCGTGTCCCTACGGGGGTGAATCATCGTCGGGGCATCACATTGTTCATTTCTGGCGAATCCACTCGGAAAAAGCCCATCCACCGAACAAAATTCAGTACCCCCCGGTATCAGTAGCCCTTCTCGACTTGCCATCTTTTGACAGCCCAGACTATGAGCACCACGCCTGACAAACGGGACTATTTCGGCGCCAAAGCCACTTTCGAAACGGGTTCGGGCCCGGCGTACATCTACCGGCTGGATCACCTCGCGAAATCCTTCCCCGGCATCCAGCGCCTTCCTTTCTCCATCAAGGTGCTTCTGGAGGCTGCCCTACGCGAGTGTGACGGGTTTCTGGTGACGAAGGAAGATGTCGAACGCCTCGCCACGTACAACCCGAAGGCGCCGGCTCAGGAAGAGATCCCATTTATGCCGGCGCGTGTGTTGTTGCAGGACTTCACGGGCGTGCCCGCCGTCGTCGACCTCGCGGCGATGCGTTCGGCCATGGCCCGCCTCGGCGGGGACCCGGACGAGATCAACCCGGGCGTGCCGGTGCACCTGGTGATCGACCACTCGGTGCAGGTGGATGCCTACGGCGGCAAAAACGCGCTCCAGATCAACGCGGGGTTCGAGTTCGAGCGCAACGCCGAACGGTATGAGTTCCTCCGCTGGGGCCAGCAGGCGTTCGACAACTTCGGCGTCGTGCCGCCGGCGTCGGGCATCTGCCACCAGGTAAACCTGGAGTACATCGCCCGCGCCGTATGGACCCGCCCCGAGGCAGACGGGCTATCGGTCGCCTACCCGGATTCGCTTGTCGGCACCGACAGCCACACGACCATGATCAACGGCCTGGGCGTCGTCGGTTGGGGCGTGGGTGGGATCGAGGCGGAGGCCGTTATGCTCGGCCAGCCGGTCTACATGCTCATCCCGCAGGTCGTCGGCTTCCGCCTCACGGGGAAGTTACACGAGGGCGCCACGGCGACCGACCTCGTGCTGGCCGTCACACAGATGCTCCGCGCCTACGGCGTCGTCGATAAGTTCGTCGAGTTTTTCGGTCCGGGCCTCAGCCGGCTGACGGTGCCGGACCGCGCCACCATCGCCAACATGGCGCCCGAATACGGCGCGACCATGGGCTTCTTCCCGGTGGACAGCGAGACCATCGACTTCCTCCGACGCACGGGCCGCGACGAGTCCATCGTCCAGCTCGTCGAGCGCTACACAAAAGAGCAGGGCCTCTTCCGGACAGACGCCACGCCGGACCCCGAGTTTATCGACATCATCACGCTCGATCTCGCGTCGGTCGTCCCGAGCCTCGCCGGCCCCAAGCGGCCGCAGGACCGCATTCCGCTGTCCGATGTCCAACGCGTGTTCGCGACGTCCCTCAAGACGCCGCCCGGCCCGAAAGGCTTTGGCTTGAGCTCCGAGGCGGTGGCCAAAACAGGGAAATACCAGGACGATAAAGGCATCATGCTGGACATGGCCCATGGCGACGTGGCCATCGCGGCCATCACGAGCTGCACGAACACGAGCAACCCGTCGGTGATGATCGGCGCCGGCCTCGTGGCGAAAAAGGCCGTCGAGCGCGGCCTGACGGTGAAGCCGTTCGTCAAAACCAGCCTCGCGCCGGGGTCGAAGGTCGTTACCGACTACCTGGAGGCCGCCGGCCTGCAGCCGTACCTCGATCAGCTTGGCTTTAACGTCGTCGGCTACGGCTGCACGACGTGTATCGGCAACTCGGGCCCGCTCAACGAGCCGGTCGTGAAGGCCATCAAGGAGGGCAACCTCATCGTCTCCGGCGTGTTATCGGGCAACCGCAACTTCGAGGGTCGCATCCACCCGAACGTCCAGGCCAACTTCCTCGCCTCGCCGCCCCTCGTGGTGGCGTACGCGCTGGCCGGGACGGTGGACATCGACCTCACGAAGGACCCGCTCGGGACGGACACCGCCGGCAAGCCGGTGTACCTGAAGGAGATCTGGCCGACCAGCAAGGAGATCCAGGAGGCGGTTAGCCGCTTCCTCACGCCGGCGATGTTCAAGAAAGAGTACACGGGCATCGAGACATCGAACGAGGATTGGAACCGGATCAAGATCCCCGAGGGCTCCATCTACGAGTGGAGCACGGAGTCGACCTACATCCAGGAGCCGCCGTATTTCGATCACCTAACCCGGGTAACCCCTACGATCGCGCCGATCCGTAGCGCGCGCGTACTGGGCATCTGGGGGGATTCGACGACGACGGACCACATCTCCCCCGCCGGCGACATCAAGGACGACGGGCCTGCCGGCAAGTATCTGGCCGCCAACGGGGTGTCGTATCTCGACTTTAACTCCTTCGGCTCCCGCCGCGGAAATCACCAGGTGATGATGCGCGGCACGTTTGCCAATATCCGCAT includes:
- the acnA gene encoding aconitate hydratase AcnA produces the protein MSTTPDKRDYFGAKATFETGSGPAYIYRLDHLAKSFPGIQRLPFSIKVLLEAALRECDGFLVTKEDVERLATYNPKAPAQEEIPFMPARVLLQDFTGVPAVVDLAAMRSAMARLGGDPDEINPGVPVHLVIDHSVQVDAYGGKNALQINAGFEFERNAERYEFLRWGQQAFDNFGVVPPASGICHQVNLEYIARAVWTRPEADGLSVAYPDSLVGTDSHTTMINGLGVVGWGVGGIEAEAVMLGQPVYMLIPQVVGFRLTGKLHEGATATDLVLAVTQMLRAYGVVDKFVEFFGPGLSRLTVPDRATIANMAPEYGATMGFFPVDSETIDFLRRTGRDESIVQLVERYTKEQGLFRTDATPDPEFIDIITLDLASVVPSLAGPKRPQDRIPLSDVQRVFATSLKTPPGPKGFGLSSEAVAKTGKYQDDKGIMLDMAHGDVAIAAITSCTNTSNPSVMIGAGLVAKKAVERGLTVKPFVKTSLAPGSKVVTDYLEAAGLQPYLDQLGFNVVGYGCTTCIGNSGPLNEPVVKAIKEGNLIVSGVLSGNRNFEGRIHPNVQANFLASPPLVVAYALAGTVDIDLTKDPLGTDTAGKPVYLKEIWPTSKEIQEAVSRFLTPAMFKKEYTGIETSNEDWNRIKIPEGSIYEWSTESTYIQEPPYFDHLTRVTPTIAPIRSARVLGIWGDSTTTDHISPAGDIKDDGPAGKYLAANGVSYLDFNSFGSRRGNHQVMMRGTFANIRIKNKLLPGTEGGITKYLPTGETLSIYDASMKYQAVGTPLILFAGKDYGMGSSRDWAAKGTILLGVKAVIAESFERIHRSNLIGMGVLPLQFKNGETYASHGLDGTETFDVPVTDDVKPRQDIAVTATKADGSKVSFTTTCRLDTLVEVDYYRNGGIL